From one Streptomyces mobaraensis genomic stretch:
- a CDS encoding polysaccharide deacetylase family protein produces MTTPTEVPILMYHSVAHSPSRAAHALSVAPEAFAEQMRLLDAAGFVPLTAGELAGAWRDGRPLPPKPVLITFDDGYEGVHRHALPVLAELGFRSTVFVSTGWLRGPYDTGGALDLMLTWDQVRELAEAGAEIGGHSHTHPQLDQLPDAGLVFELDRCREILTGELGRPPVSFAYPYGYSSRRVRQAVRSAGFGISLAVGNGLAARRQGPYAVRRVTVRRTTGIPDFERMVHGRALGRLFAADRALTKGYAVVRRGRQAMRKARGARG; encoded by the coding sequence ATGACGACACCCACCGAAGTGCCGATCCTCATGTACCACTCCGTGGCGCACTCCCCCTCCCGGGCGGCGCACGCGCTGTCCGTCGCGCCGGAGGCGTTCGCCGAGCAAATGCGGCTGCTGGACGCGGCCGGCTTCGTCCCGCTGACGGCCGGGGAACTGGCCGGAGCCTGGCGGGACGGCCGTCCGCTGCCGCCGAAACCGGTGCTGATCACCTTCGACGACGGCTACGAGGGCGTGCACCGGCACGCCCTCCCCGTCCTCGCCGAACTCGGTTTCCGCTCCACAGTGTTCGTCTCCACGGGCTGGCTGCGCGGGCCGTACGACACCGGGGGCGCGCTCGACCTCATGCTCACCTGGGACCAGGTGCGCGAGCTGGCCGAGGCCGGCGCCGAGATCGGCGGGCACAGCCACACCCACCCGCAGCTCGATCAACTGCCCGACGCGGGCCTGGTGTTCGAACTCGACCGGTGCCGGGAGATCCTCACCGGCGAACTGGGCCGGCCGCCGGTTTCGTTCGCCTACCCCTACGGGTACTCCAGCCGCCGGGTGCGGCAGGCGGTGCGCTCGGCCGGCTTCGGGATCTCCCTGGCGGTGGGCAACGGCCTGGCCGCCCGCCGGCAGGGGCCGTACGCGGTGCGCCGGGTTACCGTGCGCCGGACGACGGGGATCCCCGACTTCGAACGCATGGTGCACGGCCGGGCGCTCGGCCGGCTGTTCGCCGCCGACCGGGCCCTGACCAAGGGGTACGCCGTCGTCCGCAGGGGCCGGCAGGCGATGAGAAAGGCAAGAGGGGCGCGTGGCTGA
- a CDS encoding lipopolysaccharide biosynthesis protein yields MADTSTQDPSARDVSARTEERAVAPAGRGFRLPGRGGGGGRSGPGGHDGGGRSGGGQGGRGGNPLFRNAFALMLNTGISAVLGVGFWLVAARYYSEDAVGRGSAAIAAMKLLAGLTAVTLTGALARFIPVAGRTTGRLVVRTYAASSLVVAVAAGVFLCTLDLWGPSYEALRGPSHGLVFVAAVVAWSLLTLQDGVLTGLRQAVWVPVGNTAFSAAKLALLIALAAALPGTGVFASWVVSISVSVLPLGWLVFRRLVPEHVRTTEASARPASAREIGRFLAGDYTGSLFSLAVVYLVPVLVASQISSAENAYFYIASTIGGTVNLLAINMGASLTVEGSHDPERLAENCRAALRRMAKLMLPVCGLLFVLAPWILGVFGPAYTEATPLLRWFAVGAVLRVVMETYFAVLRAQSRTAGLAWLQGLLCVLVLGLTLLLLPRMGLTGAGVAEISSLTVIASVAAVKLWGVLRAPSRPRAVAPERAAEAAPDGDLADLASRRRARAAETGYGTRWALRAALDADTLPLGVRLDFDHLERRPDVRLCPEPLALRAEGTGRGAPPFRGDGTARTAPGGTPRPGGDDTGAAPQNAGDHPATTPQPAGDRPADTDDDRTTARGHGGRGSMETPENTDGHRPDTAPARGGVRLRKERTGAAGGGDPAPRTHLRVRTDGGPGRSASPGAGAGLSASSGLEAGAGQAAGAGAGLGAAPDGRVRPAADPTGPATAGDTVGPAREPSAPGRRPAEAAPPGVSAREDADVDTDGTVTLSGTPWRRARTEASQPPGTVKKRTSPTRWAGLRWRPEAVAWLLLAAALTLYWLPLRALGEVNLEGMGGLGLVSVLPVATLVGAALLVVCFAAALVPARPRTWLLAAVLLATVVSLHAVPAVLEDRPRFATAWQHLGFLDYIDRTGTAAPDLDARWSWPGFFALAAFAARACGVDDLTEVLRWWPLAVQLLSLAPLALLLRAVRAHWRAKWTALWLFALCGWVGQDYFSPQSLNYVFYLLFVAVLLVWFRWPGELPGRRLPGERRVEETDRRTRTLLLGVLIALFAASVASHQLTPFVMLGVLTALVLVRRCTLRGLPLLCGVLLAVWVGFLAEPYWSGHFDELFGGLGSLGGNVSSSVSGRIEGGNPVHKLMLYTRVALAGGVFALAALGWWRRRRAGVGDTALAVLTCVPFLAFGMQSYGGEVALRVFLFAVPGACVLGALALFPAAGRKPRPLAAPLCALTAGLVLLFGFLVARWGNEDFERVRPGEVAAMDYVYAHDRPTVKLLWMSSDTLNNVTPAMPWGTRDMERVLYEPTLAPRDPSGGAPDLVTALRAAGPNAYLALNHGQSTYLELSAGYPADWDHRMRRSLDRRPELRRVLTNTDAALYELRDKPPGPADPPRPGPTGPHITWTPVSVTGGVMALALLLLLTARELTRVGMRPGVRQVRWMQGSFWFAMPLLAVLVAALVQRLATMS; encoded by the coding sequence GTGGCTGACACGTCCACCCAGGACCCGTCCGCACGGGACGTGTCCGCACGGACCGAGGAGCGGGCGGTGGCACCGGCGGGCCGCGGATTCCGGCTGCCGGGACGGGGCGGGGGCGGCGGACGGAGCGGGCCCGGCGGGCACGACGGCGGGGGCCGCAGCGGTGGCGGGCAGGGGGGCCGCGGCGGGAACCCGCTGTTCCGCAACGCGTTCGCCCTGATGCTCAACACCGGCATCAGCGCCGTGCTCGGGGTCGGCTTCTGGCTGGTCGCCGCCCGCTACTACAGCGAGGACGCGGTCGGCCGCGGCTCGGCGGCCATCGCCGCCATGAAGCTGCTCGCCGGCCTCACCGCGGTCACCCTGACCGGCGCGCTGGCCCGCTTCATACCGGTCGCGGGCCGGACGACGGGACGGCTGGTGGTCCGTACGTACGCGGCGAGTTCGCTCGTCGTCGCCGTCGCCGCGGGCGTCTTCCTGTGCACCCTCGACCTCTGGGGCCCGTCCTACGAGGCGCTGCGCGGGCCGTCGCACGGCCTGGTGTTCGTCGCCGCCGTCGTCGCCTGGTCGCTGCTGACCCTCCAGGACGGCGTGCTGACCGGGCTGCGCCAGGCGGTGTGGGTGCCGGTGGGGAACACCGCGTTCTCCGCGGCCAAGCTCGCCCTGCTGATCGCCCTGGCGGCGGCGCTGCCGGGGACCGGGGTGTTCGCCTCCTGGGTGGTGTCGATCTCCGTCTCCGTACTGCCGCTGGGCTGGCTGGTGTTCCGCCGGCTGGTCCCCGAGCACGTCCGGACGACGGAGGCGTCCGCGCGTCCGGCCTCCGCCCGCGAGATCGGCCGGTTCCTGGCCGGGGACTACACCGGGTCGCTGTTCTCGCTGGCCGTCGTCTACCTGGTGCCGGTGCTCGTCGCCTCGCAGATCAGCTCGGCCGAGAACGCGTACTTCTACATCGCGTCCACCATAGGCGGGACGGTCAACCTGCTCGCCATCAACATGGGCGCCTCGCTGACCGTCGAGGGCTCGCACGACCCGGAGCGGCTGGCGGAGAACTGCCGGGCCGCCCTGCGCCGGATGGCCAAGCTCATGCTGCCGGTGTGCGGGCTGCTGTTCGTCCTGGCGCCCTGGATCCTGGGGGTCTTCGGCCCCGCCTACACGGAGGCGACGCCGCTGCTGCGCTGGTTCGCGGTGGGCGCGGTGCTGCGGGTGGTCATGGAGACGTACTTCGCCGTGCTGCGGGCCCAGAGCCGGACGGCGGGACTGGCGTGGCTCCAGGGGCTATTGTGCGTCCTGGTCCTGGGCCTGACGCTCCTGCTCCTCCCCCGCATGGGGCTGACGGGGGCGGGGGTCGCGGAGATCTCCAGCCTGACGGTGATCGCCTCGGTGGCGGCGGTGAAGCTGTGGGGCGTGCTCCGGGCCCCCTCCCGGCCCCGGGCGGTCGCGCCGGAGCGCGCCGCCGAGGCCGCACCCGACGGCGACCTGGCCGACCTCGCGTCCCGCCGCCGCGCCCGGGCCGCGGAGACCGGCTACGGCACCCGCTGGGCCCTGCGCGCCGCCCTGGACGCGGACACCCTCCCCCTCGGCGTCCGGCTGGACTTCGACCACCTCGAACGCCGCCCGGACGTCCGCCTCTGCCCCGAGCCGCTCGCCCTCCGCGCGGAGGGCACGGGCCGGGGCGCGCCGCCGTTCCGGGGGGACGGCACCGCACGCACGGCACCGGGCGGCACGCCGAGGCCCGGCGGCGACGACACGGGGGCCGCGCCTCAGAACGCCGGGGACCACCCGGCGACCACGCCTCAGCCCGCCGGGGACCGCCCGGCGGACACGGACGACGACCGGACGACGGCACGGGGGCACGGGGGCCGAGGAAGCATGGAAACACCGGAGAACACCGACGGCCACCGCCCGGACACCGCCCCCGCGCGCGGAGGCGTACGCCTCCGCAAGGAGCGAACGGGTGCGGCGGGGGGCGGGGACCCGGCTCCGCGGACGCACCTGCGGGTACGGACGGACGGAGGTCCGGGCAGGAGCGCGAGTCCGGGCGCGGGAGCGGGTTTGAGCGCGAGCTCGGGTCTGGAAGCGGGCGCGGGTCAAGCCGCAGGCGCAGGGGCGGGATTGGGCGCGGCCCCGGACGGCCGGGTGCGCCCGGCGGCGGACCCGACGGGTCCGGCGACGGCGGGAGACACGGTGGGCCCGGCCCGGGAGCCGTCCGCCCCGGGCCGCCGCCCCGCCGAGGCCGCGCCTCCCGGCGTGTCCGCACGGGAGGACGCGGACGTGGACACGGACGGGACCGTGACGCTCTCCGGCACGCCGTGGCGTCGCGCGCGAACGGAAGCCTCCCAGCCGCCCGGCACGGTCAAGAAGCGGACTTCTCCCACCCGTTGGGCCGGCCTGCGGTGGCGGCCGGAAGCGGTCGCGTGGCTCCTGCTCGCCGCCGCGCTCACCCTCTACTGGCTCCCCCTGCGCGCCCTCGGCGAGGTCAACCTCGAAGGGATGGGCGGCCTCGGGCTGGTCTCGGTGCTGCCGGTGGCGACCCTCGTCGGGGCGGCGCTGCTGGTCGTGTGCTTCGCCGCCGCGCTGGTGCCCGCCCGGCCGCGCACCTGGCTGCTGGCCGCCGTCCTGCTGGCGACGGTGGTGTCCCTGCACGCCGTACCGGCGGTCCTGGAGGACCGCCCCCGCTTCGCGACGGCCTGGCAGCACCTCGGCTTCCTCGACTACATCGACAGGACGGGCACCGCCGCGCCCGACCTGGACGCACGCTGGAGCTGGCCGGGCTTCTTCGCGCTCGCCGCGTTCGCCGCGCGGGCGTGCGGCGTGGACGACCTCACCGAGGTGCTGCGCTGGTGGCCGCTCGCCGTCCAGCTCCTCTCCCTCGCGCCGCTGGCACTGCTCCTGCGGGCCGTGCGGGCGCACTGGCGGGCCAAGTGGACGGCGCTGTGGCTGTTCGCGCTCTGCGGCTGGGTCGGCCAGGACTACTTCTCGCCGCAGTCCCTCAACTACGTCTTCTACCTCCTCTTCGTGGCCGTGCTGCTGGTCTGGTTCCGCTGGCCGGGCGAGCTCCCGGGCAGGCGGCTGCCCGGCGAGCGCCGGGTGGAGGAGACGGACCGCCGGACGCGGACCCTCCTGCTGGGCGTGCTGATCGCCCTGTTCGCGGCGTCGGTCGCCAGCCACCAGCTCACGCCGTTCGTCATGCTGGGGGTGCTGACGGCGTTGGTGCTGGTGCGCCGCTGCACGCTGCGCGGCCTGCCGCTCCTCTGCGGTGTGCTGCTGGCGGTGTGGGTGGGGTTCCTGGCGGAGCCGTACTGGTCGGGGCATTTCGACGAACTGTTCGGCGGGCTGGGCTCGTTGGGCGGCAACGTCTCGTCGTCCGTCTCGGGCCGCATCGAGGGCGGCAACCCGGTGCACAAGCTGATGCTGTACACCCGGGTGGCGCTCGCGGGCGGGGTCTTCGCGCTCGCCGCCCTCGGCTGGTGGCGCCGCCGCCGGGCGGGCGTGGGCGACACGGCCCTGGCCGTCCTGACGTGCGTGCCCTTCCTGGCGTTCGGGATGCAGTCGTACGGCGGCGAAGTGGCCCTGCGCGTCTTCCTGTTCGCGGTGCCGGGCGCCTGTGTCCTGGGCGCCCTGGCCCTCTTCCCGGCGGCCGGGCGGAAACCCCGCCCCCTGGCCGCCCCCCTGTGCGCGCTGACGGCCGGCCTGGTCCTGCTGTTCGGCTTCCTGGTGGCCCGCTGGGGCAACGAGGACTTCGAACGCGTCCGCCCGGGCGAGGTGGCGGCCATGGACTACGTCTACGCGCACGACAGGCCGACCGTAAAACTGCTCTGGATGAGCAGCGACACGCTCAACAACGTCACTCCGGCCATGCCCTGGGGCACGCGGGACATGGAACGCGTCCTGTACGAGCCGACGCTCGCGCCCCGCGACCCGTCCGGCGGCGCGCCGGACCTGGTCACGGCCCTCCGGGCGGCGGGCCCGAACGCGTACCTGGCCCTCAACCACGGCCAGTCCACCTATCTGGAACTCAGCGCCGGCTACCCCGCGGACTGGGACCACCGCATGCGCCGATCCCTGGACCGCCGCCCGGAACTCCGCCGCGTCCTGACCAACACCGACGCGGCCCTCTACGAACTCCGCGACAAGCCCCCCGGCCCCGCGGACCCACCCCGCCCCGGCCCCACCGGCCCCCACATCACCTGGACCCCCGTCTCCGTCACCGGCGGCGTCATGGCCCTCGCCCTGCTGCTCCTGCTGACGGCCCGGGAACTGACCCGGGTGGGGATGCGGCCGGGGGTGCGGCAGGTGCGCTGGATGCAGGGCTCGTTCTGGTTCGCGATGCCGCTGCTGGCGGTCCTGGTGGCGGCCCTGGTCCAGCGCCTGGCGACGATGTCATAA
- a CDS encoding glycosyltransferase family 2 protein — translation MSSFLRPAAGQDHDRAPGTDAGGETARPLEPPAQYRPVSPQFAIAPPVSVVIPAMNEAENLPYVFKTLPSWIHEVVLVDGNSTDDTVKVARELWPGVKVVEQQGKGKGDALITGFAACSGEIIVMVDADGSADGNEIVSYVSALVGGADFAKGSRFANGGGTDDMTPIRKLGNRVLCSIVNHKFGARYTDLCYGYNAFWKRVLDDIALDCAGFEVETLMNIRVVKAGLRVQEIPSHEFVRIHGASNLRAVRDGLRVLKVILHERGSRRRKHPARRPLAIAPAASRGEVS, via the coding sequence ATGAGTTCGTTCCTGCGCCCGGCGGCCGGTCAGGACCACGACCGGGCCCCCGGGACCGACGCCGGCGGCGAGACCGCCCGGCCCCTCGAACCACCCGCCCAGTACCGCCCGGTGTCGCCGCAGTTCGCGATAGCACCGCCGGTCAGCGTGGTGATCCCCGCGATGAACGAGGCGGAGAACCTGCCGTACGTCTTCAAGACCCTGCCGTCCTGGATCCACGAGGTGGTCCTCGTCGACGGCAACTCCACCGACGACACCGTCAAGGTGGCCCGGGAGCTCTGGCCCGGCGTCAAGGTCGTCGAACAGCAGGGCAAGGGCAAGGGCGACGCCCTGATCACCGGGTTCGCCGCCTGCTCGGGTGAGATCATCGTGATGGTGGACGCCGACGGCTCGGCCGACGGCAACGAGATCGTCAGCTACGTCTCGGCCCTGGTGGGCGGCGCGGACTTCGCCAAGGGGTCCCGGTTCGCCAACGGGGGCGGCACGGACGACATGACGCCCATCCGCAAGCTGGGCAACCGCGTCCTGTGCTCGATCGTCAACCACAAGTTCGGCGCCCGCTACACGGACCTGTGCTACGGGTACAACGCCTTCTGGAAGCGCGTCCTGGACGACATCGCCCTGGACTGCGCCGGCTTCGAGGTGGAGACGCTGATGAACATCAGAGTCGTCAAGGCCGGCCTGCGGGTCCAGGAGATCCCCAGCCACGAGTTCGTCCGCATCCACGGCGCCAGCAACCTGCGGGCGGTGCGCGACGGGCTGCGGGTCCTCAAGGTCATCCTGCACGAGCGCGGCTCCCGGCGGCGCAAGCACCCGGCCCGCCGGCCGCTGGCCATCGCGCCGGCCGCGAGCCGCGGGGAGGTGTCTTGA